Within Flavobacterium pisciphilum, the genomic segment ACTGTTTATTCCAGCAATAACAATTTTTCAAATTGTATTACTAATTCTTGCTGTTAAAGATAGATACAAAAAAGCATAACCAGCTCAAACAGACTATCAGCATCCATAGAATTGTTTTAAAATACTTATTCAATCCTAGATTACTACCAAATATTTTTTCTCTACTATAATATTATCAATAAAATGAAAAATATCTCTACTAAATTTAAAGTTCTAATCTGTAGTCTTTCTTTTGGATTCTTAGGATGCAAAAACGAACAACCTAAGGTAGAAATAAATAAACCTCAACCATTTTATAAAGCAGCTATTACTCCAGATGATGTAAAATCTATCACTCCAGAGGAAGCAAAAACCTACCATAAAGACATAAATTACCAATATGAATATCGTACTGGTATATCTGGAAGTTATGAGTACACCTATGATGTAAGCGGTTATGATCAAGATGGAAATCTAGTTTCTGGGATTATAAACATTGAGAAAAAATATGGCGCAGGAGTAATTATAAATAATAATGATGAGGAAATTAATATAAAAGCTGAATGGATTAATTATGGAAGATTAAAAGCTATAGATGAAAACGGAAATGAATACAATCTTGTAGTAGATTAATTTGAATTAACGCTAAATCAAAAAATATGAAATTTATTATATCTATTTTTTTCATTACACTAACGTCATTTAATTTCGTAGAAACCAACGTTTATATTTGTGGTTTACGTGGTGCAAAAAAATATCATTATAACGAATCTTGTCGAGGCTTAGTCGCTTGCAAAAGTCAAACCACAAAAGTTAGTTTAAAACAAGCACAAGGATATGGCTTAACACTTTGTGGCTGGGAAGACTAAATAACTCTAGGATAATCTTTATATTTGAAAATTAATGCTTACAAATGAAAATCCAGTTTACTGCCCTATTTCTTCTACTAACAACATTCCTATACGCACAAACTAAAATCCTTTCTTGGAATATTGAAAATTTTGGCAAATCTAAATCAGACCAAGAAATTAGCACTATTGCCAACACAGTCAAAAATCATGATATTATTGCAATTCAAGAAGTTGTAGCAGGCCATGGAGGCTCACAAGCAGTAGCTAGACTAGCAGATGAACTAAATCGAAAAGGGGCTAAATGGGATTATTCTATCAGTAATCCCACAAGTAGTAGTGCATACAAAACGGAACGATATGCTTTTATCTGGAAAACTAATAAGGTAAAACTAAAAGGAAAGCCTTGGCTTGAAAAGCAATATGAGAAACAAATAGATCGTGAACCTTACTTTGCTACTTTCGAGAAGGATGGCAAAAACTTCACGATTGTAAGCTTCCATGCCATTACAAAAAGTAAACAACCTGAAACTGAAATTAAACATTTCAAATTTTTACCTCAACAATATCCTAATCTAAATTTGATTTTTGTAGGCGACTTTAACTGTCCTCAATCACATACTGTTTTTAATCCATTGAAGAAGATTGGATATGTACCCATTTTAGAAAATCAAAAAACTTCTTTGAAACAAAAATGCGTTAATAACCAATGTTTAGCCTCAGAATTTGATAATATTTTTTATCATTCATCAAAACTGGAAATAATAAACAAAGGAATAATTCATTTCTACAAAGATTTTGATTCTTTGAAAGAAGCAAGAAAAGTATCTGATCACATTCCGATATGGATGGAGTTTTCTTTAAACTAAATTAAGTCTTAAGTTTTTTCTTTTTTGCAGCAGGAAATAAAACATTATTAAGAATTAAGCGGTATCCAGGTGAATTTGGATGTAAATCTAAAACTGTTGGTGGATCTCCTACTTTATGCTGATAATCTTCGGGATCATGACCTCCAAAAAAAGTAAACATTCCTTTCCCTTTTTCTCCATGAATATATCGTACCTCGCCATTAATCTCACATGTTCCCATAACTAAAGCACTCGATTTGACAAAAGCAGCATCAAATGATGTTGTTTGCCCCATAAATCCTTTTACTAACTGTGTATGATTTTGACACAACATACTAGGAATTGGATCCCATTTTGCCGAAAATTCCATTAAAGTAAAATAATCTTTTTCCATTGAAACACGTCTTTTGGGAGTCATGTCTATATCTGAGAATTCATATACTTCAGGTTTACGCTCTAAAGTAAAATCTCTAAAAGCAAATGAATTAGCATAATTAAGTTTCGATTGGTAGTTTGGTTCACTCGCATCTCCATCAAACATTGCTTCACAAATATCGACACCATCCGCAGCTAAGGCTATATCAAAGCTATCTGTTGCTGAACACATTGCAAACATAAACCCTCCTCCAATAACAAAATCTCTAATTTTTTTAGCAACAGCTCCTTTTTCTTTTGATACTTTATCATATCCTAATTTCGCAGCTAATTCCTCTGTATTTTTCTTTTGCTCTATATACCACGGTGTATTTTTATAAGCAGCATAAAATTTGCCATATTGTCCAGTAAAATCTTCGTGGTGCAAATGCAGCCAATCATATAATAACAATTGGTCACTTAATACTTCTTCATCATAAATAGGTGTAAAAGGTATTTCTGCATATGTCAAAACCAGTGTTACCGCATCATCCCATGGTTGCTTCCCTTTTGGTGTATAAACTGCTATCTTGGGAGCTTTCTCCAGAATAACAGTTTCCATATTCTGAGAAGGACTTGAAATTTCATTCAAAATAGAATTTTCTTCGCTATCTGACAGTACTTCAAAACTAACGCCACGGATTTTACATTCTTTTCGAATCTCTTCAGCATCTGGTAATAAGAATGAACCTCCTCTATAATTAAGTAGCCAACTAGCTTTGTAGTTTTTACTTAAACACCAATACGTTATCCCATAAGCTTTTAAATGATTTTGCTGCGTTGTTTCATCCATAGGAAGTAAAATATACGAAGCCCTGCCATTGAACGATAATAAAAAGAAGAAAACACAAGCAATATAATATTTCATTTTAAATCTATTTTATTTTAATCTTACCTAATACTAGATTGTACTAATTATCTTCTTTTTTATAAAAAACACGTAAAAACACGCATAAATGTATGATTAAGTCTACCTAAATTTGTTTTTCTATAAAAACTATTTACAAATTAACTATGAAAAATCAAATAATGGAACTTAATGATAATAAATCTAAACATACAAATTTATTTCGAAAGATAGGCATCTGTTTACTAGTACTAACTGTTATACTATACTATGTTTTATCTATTCAATTTTTAGCAAGTAGCGAAATTAATTAAGATTATCAATTAGCAAGAGCTGCGATTTTATTTTGAATTGCATAAACAACCAAACCTGCTGTATTTCTAGATTCCGTTTTTAATAATAAATTATTACGATGTCCTTCTACAGTTCTAGGACTAATAAAAAGTTCTTCTGCTATTTCAGCTGTACTTTTTTGCAAGCAGATTAATCGTAGTACTTCGATTTCACGAGCTGAAAGAAAATTAGTATCTAAATTGCACCTAGTATTTTTACCAGCTTTTGCTATTTCTTGAATAATTTTAAGCACGTTTTCATTATAATAATACCCTTTGGTACTCACTTCATTAATTGTAAAGATTAAATCTCTTGGTGTTGCATTCTTTATTAGATAAGAAACAGCACCTACTTGTAACATATTTGCAACAAAAGATTTGGTATCATAACTTGTCAAAGCAATAATTTTTATCTCAGGGAATTTTTTATGAATAATTTTGGTAGCTTCTACTCCATTTAAAATTGGCATCTTTAAATCGATAATAATAATATCTGGTTGACTAGATGACTTATTGAGATAAGTTATCAATTCGCTCCCATTTGATGCCTCATAAACAACCTCCAAATTTTCTTCTCGTTCCAATAAAAAGATAATTCCTTTGCGGAATAAAACTTCATCATCAACTAAAATTATTTTTATGGGGGTTTTCATTTTGTCAAAGTTTCACTAGTTAACTTGCTTATTTTTAATAAATTAGATATATAAAAACAAAAAAAAAGCTATTTATCCTACGAAAATACAAAAAATGTAAACTTAAACAATAACTTTTTAGTTCTAAAAAGTAAAAACAATTGAAACGCCTTTATTTATAGCTGAATTTACGTACAAAGTTCCGTTTAAAAAAGAGATTCTACTTTCTATGTTCTTCATTCCAAGCCCTTTTAGATTATCAGCATTATCGTTATCAAAACCAATTCCGTTATCAGAATATGCCCCTGTATTTATTCCATTTTTATCTTCAAAAGAAATTGAAATCTGCGTGGCCTTTCCGTGCCGCAATGAATTATTCATCAATTCTTGTAAAATTCTAAAAACATGTAAATGTTTGTCTTTATATTTTTCATCAAATTGAATTGTATTTTGATAATCTACCTTTACAGATTTACTGCTTTCAAACTCTAAACATAACTCTTCTATACCTGCATGCAAGCCAAATTTTTCTAAAACTGGAGGAAATAAACCATGAGCAATTTTTCTAGAATTATCCAGAGCTTTAGCAGTTAAATCTATAATATTCCCTGTAATCTCTATTACTTCTTTTTCTGTTAGATTTGAAGCTCTTAATAGATAACTATTTAATGAAACAACATTAAGCTTAGAACTAATATCATCATGTAAATCTTGTGCAATCCGCTTACGTTCTTCTTCTTGTGTTATAATAACTGCTTGAACCTGTTCCTTTTGATATTGAATTTCTAAATCTTTTTTTTCTAATTGTTCTTTTATAATTTTCTTTCTTGAGAAATAAAAAAATAATACAAAAACAACTCCCATTAGTATGAATGACAAACATCCAAATATAATTGCAGCCACAATCTCACTTTCTGGAATTAGATTGAAATTCATAAACATCGTGGTTTTCTCTTATTAGTATATGCAAATTTACGAATAAATACATCGCATTTAATCTGAAACTTGATAGTAGTAAAATAAAAAAATCTCTGCCGAAATTGTTATTTTGACAAAGATTTTTTATTTGTATACCTAATTTACAAAATATAGAGTTATACCTTGTTTATATTATCTTAGATAATTTCTAGCATTACTCTAATTTGAAAAACATCATCTTATGCTATTATCATATTATGAATAGAATAAATTAATTCAGAGAATTAGTCTCCTTCTTTTTAAAGAAACTTTTTCTCCATTCAATTAAGATAAATAATTGAAAGACTATATATAAAATATAATTTATGCGAGAAGGTACTTTGTAATATTTTGAACTTAACATTACTGATAAATTACCTACCAAAAATAAAATTGTGCTTCCAAACAAATACAATATAACGCCTATGTTAATATAATAAAAGACTTTTTTACCATTCAACATATTATAAAAATGGAATGTAGCGTAAATTATTAATAAAAAAGAAGTAATGAATATTTCATATAAATTGAATTCAAAAAATAAATCTGGTCTAATACTATATTGAATTACTAAACTCAATAATGCCAAAACAAGTGTGATTTTAATTACCTTTTTTTGAAATTTATCTGCTATCAAATTAAAATAAAAAAGACCAAGCATAAGAAACTGCCCAATAAAATAAAAATGTGACAAAAACAGGTTGTTAACACCTAGCTTCCTTAAAACAAGCGTAATTATCTGGATGCATACAATTAAAAAAAGATACACTGTAAATATCACATAACATTTTTGTTTCTTAGAAAGACCAATTGCAAATACAATAAAATTAATTAGCAAAAGGAAATATCCAAAATTAACAAGAAATGAATACATAAATTACAGATCATTAAGTGGACTAGCTGGATCTCCTTGAGGAGGACATGGCTGACTAAAGTCATATATAGCTGGTGATCCCTCTTCGCCGTATGCCCCTTTAAGATTAGTCCCTTTAGGTAACATATCTTCGTAAATACCTGTTTTTTCGTTATATTTAGTTCCAACAATCATTAATGTTTGTTCCCCAGCATCATTTATTCCGATGTAAGCTCGTGCAGCATCAATTCCTTGCTTTAAAACCAATTCTAAATTTACTTTAGGAATTAAATAAGCGCGTACTTTATTCTTCGAATCAGCTTCATTTTTTGGGTCTCTCCATTTTTTTGTCCATTTTTCAGCTGTTTCTAATGAGATCTCTGTGTCTCTCTCTCTTAATTTGTTGTTCTCTGACATAATTTAATTTTTAAAAAAATTTAGTTAAAATTTAACTCTAGGGTTGTTAATATTTTATGCTAAACTACTGTTTTTTTATTCTTTTAACAAAATAATAAACTTTAAAAAAGCTTAAATCCCAAAAAGTTAAAAAAAACATATTTTTAACTTTTTATTAACAATATTAATGTTATTAAAAACATAATTTTATGATACTAAACTTATAATCTATTACATACCTGATTGACAAATAACAAGTTACTACGTTTACTATAAAACACGTATTTATACGTGTATCCATATTTTCATTATAATCTAATTTTGAATTTAACTAATTAAACTAAAAAACTATGTCTACAGAACCATTTGTCGGAGAAATTAAGATTTTAGCATTCAATTTTGCTCCTAGAGGCTACATGACCTGCCAAGGTCAGATTATTGGTATCCAACAAAACACAGCACTATTCTCTCTCATAGGCACTTACTATGGTGGAAATGGTCAAACAACATTTGCACTTCCTAATTTACAAGGCCGCATGCCCATTGGACAAGGACAAAGCTCTTTAGGAGCAAGTTTCGTAATGGGTCAAGCCTTAGGAACAACGTCTGTTTCAATATTAACAGCAAACATGCCAGCACACGTTCACACTTTAAATGGTGTATCTGTAAAAATTAAGGCTTCAACAGCCAATGCAGATGAAACGTCGCCAAATGGTAATTTTCCAGCAGTTTCTCAAAACCCAAGTTATTCTGGAAATGGAGCCACTAATAATATTTATAGTGGCGGAACTGCAATTACAGGAACTACAGATATAACAGGATCAGGTATACCAATTGATGTGTCCAATCCTTATTTAACAATAAATTTCTCAATTGCTACACAAGGAATTTTCCCAAGTAGAAACTAATATAAAGAGGAAATTTTCTATATGAAGATTTCCTCTTTTACTATTTAAGATATATGCAAACTATAGGAATTTTGCTAGCACGATCTAACTACTATCAAACCATAGGTTTTGATTTATATGAGGGTCTTCGCTCTGGATTAAAACATTTAGGGCAAAATGAAATTAAAATCGTCACTGAGAATATAGGGTTTGGAACTGATAAACAACAATGTTATCGTAGTGCCGAAAAGCTTTTACTAGAAGAAAATGCATCAATTATAATTGCATACATAGGGCATCGCACGGCACAACTATTACGTCCTCTTTTTCTTGCTGCTAATAAAATATTGATTGTTTTAGATGCAGGAGCAAATATGCCAAATGAATGGCCAGCCTGTCCAAATATTTTTTATCATTCCCTGCATAATGCTTTAGGAACGTCGCTTGCTGCTAAAGAAGCAACAAATGATGGTTATAAAAATGCTGGTATGGTAACAGGCTATTATGATGGTGGATATTTACATACCTGTAGTATTAAAACATTTCAAGATACTGGGGGAGCAATCTTGTTTAATCATGCAACGGGTTACCAAACTGATGATTTTACGATGGAACCCTTAAAAGAACATTTAAGTAATTACCCTGATAGTGCATTATTAAGCATCTTTAGTGGAGACTATATTGAATGGTATTTTGAACATATCAAAAAGATTTTTGAGGGAGAAAATTTGCCCGTTTATTTACCTCCATTTGGTTTAGAAGAAACGATGTTAAGCAATTCAATTTATCCTGGTAAAAATGTAAAAGGGATTGCAGCTTGGTCAAAAAAAATAAAAACGCCAGAAAATCAACTATTTGTTGAAACAATAAGTGAATTAGGCAGAACACCTAATCTCTTCTCCTTGCTAAGTTGGGAAAGTGCAACTATTGTCTTAAAAACATTAGAGCTAATTAAAAAACATAAAAACAATATAACAAATATTGCTAAAGACCTTCACTCGTTCACATTTACGAGTCCAAGAGGTCTAATTTATTTTGATTCAAATACTAATACATCTATCTCCCCTTTATATAAAGTAACTGTTATTTCAAATGCTGATGGCAAATGTGAATTACAACTAGAAGGAGAAGTAATAGAGGTAAACGAATATTATAAAAAGCTAACAAACCAAGACTTGAATCAGGCTACTTCTGCTTGGCACAACAGTTATGTCTGTATCTAATTTATGGAAACACAGAAAAAAATAATGGTCTTATGTGGCGGAAAGTTCGCCTTTAAAACATTGCAATTACTAGCATATGAAAACTTCATATGTGCAATCGGCATCGGAAAAAGTAATAACACAATAATAGATGCTATAGAACGAGAATCAGAAGAGAATAATTTAGCCTTTAAATCATTTCCTAATAAAAAAAGTATCGATGAGATGAGGGGGTGGATTGACATGATTAAACCTGACTATATATTCTCCATCACATTTCCTTATCTTATACCTGAATCTGTTTTATCATATGGAGATAACAAATTCATAAATTTCCACCCTGGTCCTTTACCACAATATCGTGGTTCAATGCCAATTTTTGAAGTGTTAAAAAATCAAGAAACTGAGACAGCAATCTGTGCTCATTTCATGAATGA encodes:
- a CDS encoding endonuclease/exonuclease/phosphatase family protein encodes the protein MKIQFTALFLLLTTFLYAQTKILSWNIENFGKSKSDQEISTIANTVKNHDIIAIQEVVAGHGGSQAVARLADELNRKGAKWDYSISNPTSSSAYKTERYAFIWKTNKVKLKGKPWLEKQYEKQIDREPYFATFEKDGKNFTIVSFHAITKSKQPETEIKHFKFLPQQYPNLNLIFVGDFNCPQSHTVFNPLKKIGYVPILENQKTSLKQKCVNNQCLASEFDNIFYHSSKLEIINKGIIHFYKDFDSLKEARKVSDHIPIWMEFSLN
- a CDS encoding asparagine synthetase B; the encoded protein is MKYYIACVFFFLLSFNGRASYILLPMDETTQQNHLKAYGITYWCLSKNYKASWLLNYRGGSFLLPDAEEIRKECKIRGVSFEVLSDSEENSILNEISSPSQNMETVILEKAPKIAVYTPKGKQPWDDAVTLVLTYAEIPFTPIYDEEVLSDQLLLYDWLHLHHEDFTGQYGKFYAAYKNTPWYIEQKKNTEELAAKLGYDKVSKEKGAVAKKIRDFVIGGGFMFAMCSATDSFDIALAADGVDICEAMFDGDASEPNYQSKLNYANSFAFRDFTLERKPEVYEFSDIDMTPKRRVSMEKDYFTLMEFSAKWDPIPSMLCQNHTQLVKGFMGQTTSFDAAFVKSSALVMGTCEINGEVRYIHGEKGKGMFTFFGGHDPEDYQHKVGDPPTVLDLHPNSPGYRLILNNVLFPAAKKKKLKT
- a CDS encoding response regulator transcription factor, with the protein product MKTPIKIILVDDEVLFRKGIIFLLEREENLEVVYEASNGSELITYLNKSSSQPDIIIIDLKMPILNGVEATKIIHKKFPEIKIIALTSYDTKSFVANMLQVGAVSYLIKNATPRDLIFTINEVSTKGYYYNENVLKIIQEIAKAGKNTRCNLDTNFLSAREIEVLRLICLQKSTAEIAEELFISPRTVEGHRNNLLLKTESRNTAGLVVYAIQNKIAALAN
- a CDS encoding sensor histidine kinase, with product MNFNLIPESEIVAAIIFGCLSFILMGVVFVLFFYFSRKKIIKEQLEKKDLEIQYQKEQVQAVIITQEEERKRIAQDLHDDISSKLNVVSLNSYLLRASNLTEKEVIEITGNIIDLTAKALDNSRKIAHGLFPPVLEKFGLHAGIEELCLEFESSKSVKVDYQNTIQFDEKYKDKHLHVFRILQELMNNSLRHGKATQISISFEDKNGINTGAYSDNGIGFDNDNADNLKGLGMKNIESRISFLNGTLYVNSAINKGVSIVFTF
- a CDS encoding phage tail protein, whose amino-acid sequence is MSTEPFVGEIKILAFNFAPRGYMTCQGQIIGIQQNTALFSLIGTYYGGNGQTTFALPNLQGRMPIGQGQSSLGASFVMGQALGTTSVSILTANMPAHVHTLNGVSVKIKASTANADETSPNGNFPAVSQNPSYSGNGATNNIYSGGTAITGTTDITGSGIPIDVSNPYLTINFSIATQGIFPSRN
- a CDS encoding ABC transporter substrate-binding protein; translation: MQTIGILLARSNYYQTIGFDLYEGLRSGLKHLGQNEIKIVTENIGFGTDKQQCYRSAEKLLLEENASIIIAYIGHRTAQLLRPLFLAANKILIVLDAGANMPNEWPACPNIFYHSLHNALGTSLAAKEATNDGYKNAGMVTGYYDGGYLHTCSIKTFQDTGGAILFNHATGYQTDDFTMEPLKEHLSNYPDSALLSIFSGDYIEWYFEHIKKIFEGENLPVYLPPFGLEETMLSNSIYPGKNVKGIAAWSKKIKTPENQLFVETISELGRTPNLFSLLSWESATIVLKTLELIKKHKNNITNIAKDLHSFTFTSPRGLIYFDSNTNTSISPLYKVTVISNADGKCELQLEGEVIEVNEYYKKLTNQDLNQATSAWHNSYVCI